Proteins encoded by one window of Oligoflexus sp.:
- the pdxA gene encoding 4-hydroxythreonine-4-phosphate dehydrogenase PdxA, with product MLIITLGDPLSVSVECLVREKNLWAEDSTRTTVVVGSRAQWREQTSAPINFKEVKQWSAVHGPGLYFYDSSPDCPAVDPRKLTEEQRGQVAFAALSTLRSLPPDQKSLAVMTCPIDKYCCAKAGFRFPGQTEFFEDLWGAQGIMILAGTKLRVALATNHLALRDVPSAIRSELIVQKARLLHASLQRIFGLAQPRLAVAGLNPHCGDGGLFGDEDTRIIAPAVAEAKRLGLDIVGPLPADTIFFRAYSGAFDGVLAMYHDQGLGPLKSLHFYDAINVTGGLAHLRLSPDHGPAAELYSRNEARSDSFRLALQQARHYLGW from the coding sequence GTGCTGATCATCACCCTTGGCGATCCCTTGAGCGTATCGGTGGAGTGCCTCGTTCGCGAAAAAAATCTTTGGGCCGAGGACTCCACCCGCACGACGGTGGTCGTCGGTTCACGCGCGCAGTGGCGCGAGCAAACTTCCGCTCCTATCAATTTTAAAGAAGTCAAACAGTGGTCGGCCGTTCATGGTCCTGGCCTCTATTTTTATGACAGCAGCCCCGATTGTCCGGCGGTGGATCCGCGCAAACTCACCGAAGAGCAGCGTGGTCAGGTGGCGTTTGCCGCGCTTTCCACCCTGCGCTCCCTGCCGCCTGATCAGAAATCCTTGGCAGTGATGACCTGTCCGATCGACAAATACTGCTGCGCGAAGGCGGGCTTTCGCTTTCCGGGACAGACGGAATTCTTCGAAGATCTGTGGGGCGCGCAGGGAATAATGATCCTCGCGGGCACGAAGCTGCGGGTGGCCCTGGCCACCAATCACCTCGCCCTGCGTGATGTGCCGAGCGCCATCCGCTCGGAATTGATCGTGCAAAAAGCCCGACTTTTGCATGCCTCCCTGCAGCGAATCTTTGGTCTGGCCCAGCCGCGACTCGCGGTGGCGGGACTCAATCCGCACTGTGGTGACGGCGGACTTTTCGGGGACGAGGATACCCGCATCATCGCGCCTGCGGTGGCCGAAGCGAAGCGTTTGGGGCTTGACATCGTCGGTCCCCTGCCAGCCGATACGATTTTCTTCCGGGCTTATTCCGGGGCGTTTGATGGGGTTTTGGCCATGTATCACGATCAGGGCCTTGGACCTTTGAAGTCGCTGCATTTTTATGATGCGATCAACGTCACGGGCGGACTTGCGCATCTGCGTCTTTCTCCCGATCATGGTCCGGCCGCGGAACTTTACAGCCGGAATGAAGCGCGTTCAGACAGTTTCCGTTTGGCTTTGCAGCAGGCTCGTCATTATCTGGGGTGGTAA